In a single window of the Pocillopora verrucosa isolate sample1 chromosome 4, ASM3666991v2, whole genome shotgun sequence genome:
- the LOC131793508 gene encoding uncharacterized protein, translating into MAEEALYRTFKKVSGSGDKRKQSKHTEGQKKEANSKETKETGNTKKKEEERPSSGSDLEVATSANKIDFTDFTADETSEKNTNAKQSGSKQPSEQDERKNRDSNAQTQEPRNRDPPPQSAMDQQQNKKRLSLSGRIDISLKNNLTLVERLARHLDKERRYGVTKCWKHLAEHLKVDKDTYNTFTCSLETSPTENLFEYLNTNISEPVTIGKLTDGLASIERRDVIEDVIEKYKKLDKSLTDETAVGSLFTSHPSMIGEMALMLDVNELGKKNWRFLADVFKVDRVESQNFTKSIEDNPAKKLLEVLESRYPRMTVGDLIKKLNDRKWQVVSDVLTNCKEVTESSLLSDLWDLNYDAANNLCNHLNHGSTSTRRAWRILGHDFKILKEDLDTFSPHEEEVISPMEALVNHLGGAQPNLTFKEFIAALYSIDRKDVVEKCFPDLGKKYEDSLAQSQSQPTREEIKPTTSFQETTV; encoded by the exons ATGGCTGAGGAGGCGCTTTACAGAACTTTCAAAAAGGTTTCTGGATCAGGGGATAAACGCAAGCAAAGCAAACACACAG AGGGACAAAAGAAAGAGGCAAACagtaaagaaacaaaggaaactgGAAATACTAAAAAGAAGGAGGAGGAAAGGCCATCCTCAGGGTCAG ATTTGGAAGTTGCGACAAGTGCAAATAAAATAGATTTCACAGACTTCACGGCTGATGAAACCTCAG aaaaaaacacTAATGCAAAACAGAGTGGAAGCAAACAGCCTTCAGAGCAAGATGAGAGGAAAAACAGGGATAGTAATGCTCAAActcagg aaccTAGAAACAGAGATCCGCCTCCTCAGTCAGCCATGGATCAGCAGCAgaataaaaaaaggctttctctaA GTGGTCGGATTGACatttctctgaaaaacaacttgACGCTCGTTGAAAGACTAGCAAGACATCTGGACAAAGAACGTCGCTATGGGGTTACAAAATGTTGGAAGCATTTAGCAGAACATTTGAAAGTGGACAAGGACACTTACAACACTTTCACATGCAGTTTGGAAACCAGTCCTACAgagaatttatttgaatatttaaatacaaACATTTCAGAGCCAGTTACGATTGGAAAACTGACGGATGGTTTAGCGTCCATTGAAAGACGAGATGTAATTGAAGATGTTATTGAGAAGTATAAAAAGTTGG ATAAATCATTGACTGATGAAACTGCTGTGGGAAGCCTTTTTACCAGCCATCCATCTATGATTGGGGAGATGGCTTTAATGTTAGACGTGAATGAGCTCGGAAAGAAAAACTGGCGATTCCTTGCTGACGTCTTTAAGGTGGATAGAGTAGAATCCCAAAACTTTACGAAATCCATCGAAGACAACCCGGCTAAGAAATTGCTTGAAGTTCTTGAAAGTAGGTATCCTAGGATGACCGTTGGAGATCTAATAAAGAAATTGAACGATCGCAAATGGCAGGTGGTATCGGATGTACTTACAAACTGCAaggaag TCACCGAAAGCAGTCTGTTGAGCGATTTATGGGACCTGAATTACGATGCAGCAAATAACTTATGCAACCATTTAAACCATGGGAGCACGAGCACTAGACGCGCTTGGAGGATTTTGGGACATGATTTCAAAATCTTGAAGGAAGATCTAGACACTTTTTCTCCTCATGAAGAAGAAGTAATAAGCCCTATGGAGGCACTAGTCAATCATTTGGGTGGTGCCCAGCCCAATCTAACTTTCAAAGAGTTTATAGCGGCCTTGTATTCAATTGACAGAAAAGATGTGGTAGAGAAGTGCTTTCCAG ATTTAGGAAAGAAGTATGAAGATTCGCTAGCGCAGAGCCAGAGTCAACCTACTCGTGAGGAAATAAAACCAACAACATCATTCCAGGAAACGACTGTTTAA
- the LOC136280134 gene encoding craniofacial development protein 2-like: MLTGLTKDIRDIDGARKTAVISREFVRLKVDIAALQETRIAGCGSLTEKEYTFFWQGRDEDEPRVHGVGFVVSNKLVQMVEPGSTKSERIMHIKLNTNLGPTNLLSVYAPTLTSSTDAKDTFYSQLDDAIQHIPNNEVLILLGDFNARVGNDQGSWLDCLGHFGVGKCNENGQLLLELCTYHHLCITNTFFGMKLHHRFSWMHPRSKNWHQLDLIISKREHLNNIRTTRAYHSADCDSDHSLVCTKIQLRPKKFHRIKQSATLRINASATAIPENVSIFNDILSSKLGDCLELNTEDHWSHIKDTTLAAALKAFGKNVRKSQDWFNANIATLQPLIEAKRNALQNYQRNPSSSSLEALQEARRRANVKCKICANNFWMNLCAEIQSAADTGNSRGMFEGIKKAIGPTQSKSSPLKTSTGEIITDKSRLMECWVEYYSELYGRSSSVLPSVLDCIERLPIMFELD; the protein is encoded by the coding sequence ATGCTGACCGGACTTACCAAGGACATACGCGACATTGATGGGGCACGCAAAACAGCTGTCATCAGCAGAGAATTCGTTAGGCTCAAAGTTGATATCGCTGCTTTACAGGAAACGCGCATAGCTGGTTGCGGAAGCCTAACGGAAAAGGAATACACATTTTTCTGGCAGGGTAGAGATGAAGATGAGCCTAGAGTACATGGAGTTGGTTTTGTTGTTAGCAACAAGCTAGTACAGATGGTGGAACCAGGCTCAACCAAGTCTGAGCGCATCATGCACATAAAACTCAATACCAATCTAGGTCCCACCAACTTGCTTTCTGTCTACGCTCCAACCCTGACTTCGAGTACCGATGCCAAGGATACCTTTTACAGCCAATTGGATGATGCTATCCAACATATCCCAAACAACGAAGTGCTGATTCTCCTCGGCGATTTCAACGCTAGAGTGGGCAACGATCAAGGCTCCTGGCTTGATTGCCTTGGTCACTTTGGTGTTGGCAAATGCAATGAAAATGGTCAACTCCTTCTGGAGCTTTGCACCTATCATCACCTCTGTATTACAAACACGTTCTTTGGCATGAAGCTGCACCATAGGTTCTCGTGGATGCACCCCAGATCTAAAAACTGGCACCAACTCGACCTCATCATCTCAAAACGGGAACACCTTAATAACATTCGTACTACAAGGGCATACCACAGTGCTGATTGTGACTCTGATCACTCCCTTGTCTGCACGAAGATCCAGTTACGTCCAAAGAAGTTCCATCGCATTAAACAATCTGCTACACTTCGCATTAATGCTTCTGCCACCGCCATCCCTGAAAATGTCTCTATTTTCAACGACATTCTGAGCTCGAAACTCGGAGACTGCCTGGAGCTTAACACAGAGGACCACTGGAGCCATATCAAGGACACCACCCTTGCTGCAGCATTAAAGGCCTTTGGCAAGAATGTACGCAAAAGCCAGGATTGGTTCAATGCAAACATCGCGACTCTTCAGCCGCTCATCGAAGCAAAGAGGAATGCCCTGCAGAACTACCAGCGTAATCCATCATCTAGCTCTTTGGAAGCTCTACAGGAGGCCAGGCGTCGTGCGAATGTGAAATGTAAGATCTGTGCTAACAACTTTTGGATGAATCTCTGTGCTGAAATCCAGTCAGCTGCTGACACTGGAAACTCTAGGGGCATGTTTGAGGGTATCAAGAAGGCGATTGGACCTACACAGTCCAAGTCCTCACCACTCAAAACATCAACTGGTGAAATCATTACTGATAAATCAAGACTGATGGAGTGCTGGGTGGAATACTATAGCGAGCTCTATGGTAGATCGAGCTCTGTCTTACCCTCTGTCCTTGACTGCATTGAAAGGCTTCCCATCATGTTTGAACTAGATTAG
- the LOC131793509 gene encoding uncharacterized protein, producing MGLDLTKLNQAIKRELHQMSTMESTLELPRLEFLRRIIDGQGLHKEPSKFQANVNFPEPHTRDFNADLLNPDKPPKDGRYLLDLMEIFGLDCLITKATLKTKTSETLLDLILTSNKKKALVSDAVDKQISDHSLVFTILRSRAPRSRSCKICVRSLKNFNRDKFIQDLQMAPFSIVDVFDGVDDKLYAFEQLYYEILNEHAPLKQTIVRGNQVPYMTEQWRKAIRHRNKLWRLFMRDRTDANYDHYKIQRNICTSLRRKAMKEHFIKKSSEPENPREFWNAYRPFLHGKTKQANDVIIMENNVVISDKREIAELFNAHVIQIADGVPLMKETDYGQHFENHPSIKAIHEKNSATDAPLCFYFERINQAQVEKALLDVNVRKSCGHDMLSPRLVKESASVIAKPLTNILNTSIEQGCYPNAWKMGQVTPLFKKNDESNKANCRPVTVLPVLTSIYEKQMAAQLGKFYSAILSDFISSYRKFYSCKTALLRLTEDWRRMRDKGELVAIVAMDLSKAFDVIHGRKYSHTNSYNFAMTVVAQEDHLTAGAWAAYDSSDPTPKSKNKHGLETHFIKSDSDTD from the exons ATGGGTCTAGATTTGACAAAGTTGAATCAAGCTATTAAAAGAGAGCTGCATCAAATGTCAACCATGGAAAGCACGCTTGAATTACCGAG GCTTGAGTTCCTGAGGAGGATTATTGATGGACAAGGGTTACACAAAGAACCGTCCAAATTTCAAGCTAACGTCAACTTTCCAGAACCACACACTAGAGATTTCAACGCCGATCTGTTGAATCCAGACAAGCCTCCCAAGGACGGTAGATATCTTTTAGACCTGATGGAAATCTTTGGTCTTGATTGCTTGATTACAAAAGCTACTCTAAAGACGAAAACATCAGAGACACTTCTCGATTTAATTTTGACCAGTAACAAGAAAAAGGCATTGGTATCTGATGCAGTGGATAAGCAGATAAGTGATCATTCACTAGTCTTCACAATTCTACGGTCAAGAGCTCCAAGATCGCGCTCTTGTAAAATTTGTGTACGAAGTCTTAAAAACTTCAACAGAgataaatttattcaagatcTACAAATGGCACCTTTCTCAATAGTCGACGTGTTTGACGGAGTGGATGACAAACTCTACGCCTTTGAACAATTGTACTACGAAATTCTGAATGAACATGCCCCTCTTAAGCAGACTATTGTCAGGGGCAACCAGGTACCATATATGACGGAACAATGGCGCAAGGCAATAAGGCACAGAAATAAATTATGGCGGCTATTTATGAGAGATCGGACGGACGCAAATTATGACCATTACAAAATTCAACGCAATATATGCACTTCTCTGAGAAGAAAGGCGATGAAAGAGCATTTTATAAAAAAGTCGTCCGAGCCAGAAAACCCAAGGGAGTTTTGGAATGCGTATCGACCCTTTCTTCATGGAAAAACAAAGCAGGCAAATGACGTCATTATCATGGAAAACAATGTTGTTATAAGTGACAAAAGGGAAATCGCTGAACTATTCAATGCGCACGTTATTCAAATTGCTGACGGTGTTCCGTTGATGAAAGAGACAGATTATGGTCAACACTTTGAAAACCACCCAAGCATTAAAGCTATTCATGAGAAGAACAGCGCAACAGACGCaccactttgtttttattttgaacgcATCAATCAAGCACAAGTAGAAAAAGCACTTTTGGACGTGAATGTCCGTAAATCGTGCGGCCACGATATGCTGTCTCCAAGGCTTGTGAAGGAATCGGCATCTGTCATAGCTAAACCTCTCACTAATATTTTGAACACCTCAATTGAGCAAGGTTGTTACCCCAACGCCTGGAAAATGGGACAGGTCACacctctgtttaaaaaaaacgacGAATCTAATAAAGCAAATTGCAGGCCTGTCACAGTGTTACCTGTGCTTACTAGTATCTACGAGAAACAAATGGCAGCGCAATTGGGTAAATTCTATAGCGCTATTCTGTCGGACTTTATTAGTTCATATAGGAAGTTCTACAGTTGTAAAACTGCATTATTGCGGCTGACAGAGGACTGGAGGCGCATGCGTGATAAAGGGGAACTGGTTGCGATTGTCGCTATGGACCTCTCTAAAGCTTTTGATGTCATTCA cggtcgtaaatattcccatacaaattcttataatttcgccatgactgtTGTTGCGCAAGaggatcatctcacagctggagcttgggctgcctatgactcgagcgatccaacgccgaaatcaaaaaacaaacatggtttgGAAACGcatttcatcaaaagtgattcggacacagactga
- the LOC131793514 gene encoding uncharacterized protein: MFNREVHMAFPLKFTVLFVIKFCIFSIVECANNRNNVIRHCIDKQPCIGTYRDIYNALASGENSYNIRAALYPVKKPSSVLVFVNVYGPNGTQSPRSNAVKYTWSTNCLFVALPTAVLQGMSLGSILVDPRTGHLDITLPSFCCRVCESNREKMIEDVIAELQDLAVSPAIPDPRLNTAECVIKDHDPRELDTGHSNLIYSMLFCSFISVMLLGPLLAHFILEFLKNYPEKTNSFCFWKEKPIVHAADSTVFVMLLIEIPFIIYTFAKSYKTELPMIFIIVFIGIITTEGPVIVLILKWKKYNRGKPGINQDTKGDSSGNQDTEGGSSGNQDTEGGSGGSQDTEGGSSGNQDTEGGSSGDQDIEGGSSVDQGGNGGNQGHQEGNGGIQGTQGRNQDTMKRNKGVFCSSIYYIWVNLLLYHFSWLLIGIMITPTWGLTVFLIILVFFISSFSLLWHLFLCASSQAFIFSGVCFFGFCCAAVVPVLAGHSFYGRETADEIIKVALLYIITCLVPKILKFYGSLTSNQGEPPNRASSTISASGRTTNKDESTVPNARTTKNPFISRKANDGFELQKLGTREEERGRLLTNT, encoded by the exons ATGTTTAACAGAGAGGTGCACATGGCTTTTCCATTGAAGTTTACTGTTCTCTTTGTCATCAAATTCTGCATTTTTAGTATTGTGGAATGTGCTAACAACAGAAATAATGTTATCAGGCATTGCATCGATAAACAGCCATGTATTGGGACTTATAGAGACATATATAATGCTTTGGCTTCGGGGGAGAACAGCTATAACATTCGAGCAGCATTGTATCCAGTAAAGAAGCCTTCTTCTGTACTTGTCTTTGTGAATGTGTATGGACCTAATGGAACACAGAGTCCTAGATCAAATGCAGTCAAGTACACTTGGAGTACAAATTGCCTATTTGTTGCTTTACCTACAGCTGTCCTGCAGGGCATGTCTCTTGGCTCAATATTAGTGGATCCTCGCACAGGGCATCTAGATATCACTCTACCATCCTTTTGCTGTAGAGTTTGTGAGAGCAATAGAGAAAAGATGATTGAGGATGTTATAGCTGAG CTCCAAGACTTGGCAGTGAGTCCAGCAATACCAGATCCAAGGCTGAACACAGCTGAATGTGTCATTAAGGATCATGACCCAAGAGAACTGGATACAGGACACAGTAATTTGATATATTCAATGTTATTCTGCTCTTTTATATCTGTCATGCTACTTGGTCCATTACTAGCCCATTTTATCTTGGAGTTTTTGAAGAATTATCCTGAAAAAAccaacagtttttgtttttggaaggAAAAGCCTATAGTTCATGCAGCAGATTCAACTGTTTTTGTTATGCTGCTAATTGAAATTCCATTTATTATCTACACTTTTGCtaaaagttacaaaacagaGCTTCCTATGATATTTATAATAGTATTTATAGGAATAATCACTACTGAGGGTCCTGTAATTGtcttaattttaaaatggaagaaGTATAACCGAGGTAAACCAGGTATTAACCAGGACACTAAGGGAGACAGCAGTGGTAACCAGGACACTGAGGGAGGTAGCAGTGGCAACCAGGACACTGAGGGAGGCAGTGGTGGTAGCCAGGATACTGAAGGAGGCAGCAGTGGTAACCAGGACACTGAGGGAGGCAGCAGTGGTGACCAGGACATTGAGGGAGGCAGCAGTGTTGACCAGGGAGGCAATGGGGGTAACCAGGGCCATCAGGAAGGCAATGGGGGTATCCAGGGAACTCAGGGTAGAAACCAAGATAccatgaaaaggaacaaaggAGTTTTCTGCAGTTCAATCTATTACATATGGGTAAATTTACTCCTATACCATTTTTCCTGGCTGCTTATAGGCATAATGATAACCCCAACATGGGGGTTAACTGTTTTTTTGATAATCTTGGTATTTTTCATCAGCTCTTTTTCTCTGCTGTGGCatctttttttgtgtgcaaGTTCTCAAGCATTTATATTCTCTGGGGTTTGTTTCTTTGGCTTTTGTTGTGCTGCTGTTGTTCCAGTTTTAGCAGGGCACTCATTTTATGGAAGGGAAACAGCAGATGAAATTATAAAGGTGGCGCTTTTGTATATTATCACTTGCTTGGTTCCCAAGATACTAAAATTTTATGGATCACTAACCTCCAACCAAGGTGAACCTCCAAATCGTGCCTCTTCCACTATCTCTGCCTCGGGGCGCACCACTAACAAGGATGAGTCTACTGTGCCAAATGCTCGAACTACCAAGAATCCTTTTATTTCGAGAAAAGCTAACGATGGGTTTGAGCTCCAAAAACTAGGAACACGAGAAGAAGAGCGAGGACGTTTGCTCACGAACACTTAA
- the LOC131792175 gene encoding uncharacterized protein — protein sequence MEKSKMKKAFSETVKKVTGSEDKRKQGKHTGETDKNGSLQTHYSACGPTHMTGRSVQDGLPSTSTSARGSGDDLPLNGSNSSLNKSEPDECNIVEDERPGVEANKKINKEGSEMNQMDNAAADLKSANDNDSNADQAKVTATGRSFKVADIPIKVKSKICLKLNVEDNYNFKDYRLLGEKMGIDQDVIKNLKRSANPTHDLLDQWSVKREATVEKLIEFLREDDMDRDDVATILEDWLKKEISNT from the exons ATGGAGAAGTCCAAGATGAAGAAGGCGTTCTCCGAAACTGTTAAAAAGGTTACTGGATCAGAGGATAAACGGAAGCAAGGCAAACATACAG GAGAAACTGACAAGAATGGTTCACTGCAAACACACTACTCAG CTTGTGGTCCAACCCACATGACTGGGAGATCTGTCCAGGATGGTCTCCCCAGCACAAGCACAAGCGCAAGAGGATCAGGAGATGATTTGCCTCTAAATGGCAGCAATTCTTCATTAAATAAAAGTGAACCAg ATGAATGTAACATAGTGGAGGATGAGAGGCCAGGCGTTGAGGCTAACAAGAAGATCAACAAAGAGGGCAGTGAAATGAATCAGATGGATAATGCCGCAGCAGACCTAAAAAGTGCCAACGATAATGATTCAAATGCAGATCAGGCTAAAGTGACTGCCACTGGGCGATCTTTTAAAGTCGCAGACATTCCAATTAAAGTGAAGAGTAAAATCTGCCTTAAACTTAATGTAGaagataattataattttaaagatTATCGCTTACTTGGAGAGAAAATGGGAATTGATCAAGatgtaataaaaaatttaaaacggtCAGCAAATCCTACCCATGATCTTCTTGACCAGTGGTCTGTTAAACGTGAGGCAACTGTAGAGAAGCTCATAGAGTTTCTTAGAGAGGATGATATGGATAGAGATGATGTTGCAACCATTCTTGAAGACTGGTTGAAAAAAGAGATTTCAAATACTTGA